The Acomys russatus chromosome 1, mAcoRus1.1, whole genome shotgun sequence genome has a window encoding:
- the Rad51ap2 gene encoding RAD51-associated protein 2, producing the protein MSFSRPAWPARPAWPVSVSSEPLPPPEDPAAASPSSKRPRLKEPEGISETGWPLLVVPRLSEVEKVWEWSPRPITAFLIPKSLWSSGNSGRPRCDLGWQDRTFHRQSYWQSGISGRAGCSRAPGRFCEAGLQDREAVGVCHGGQAEVSHASPNTSMPGVQGVKQEPEELPVRKKKSILKEKNSVRQPGNPYLDVNISEETKSTLHDSVIISGKKENDVSSSTLKISKFQNQAQENANPSYIRNSVTIICPEFPKDLNSNMSFVYLKKIAKKKNDKIVAYVRDFTTIFCSQNRPDAKKQKLQDDKKNVFVENDFSDYESNHQSLTVKEKIDLINLNYYCRSHSSIECDVNDSKKNFSLTLEDENWEGTERSLDCYIPTRQEESQSWHCNSSILKSKKQNCLIMKKNKIICENTNKLRENLILVQLLVTNLLNKGDYYNVRAKKVHEQQSKTLIIGHLGTSSNLIQVVWFSGKGENANMLQLRYYTVQKYISGNKEDSALTRHKAIKCEKQIDIQKSGILSKYLQNIISKLLHIILKINTVSLPQNFDSFIRNGDYWKSEERCIFKCIVHLNYLKNIIKGSHIVYLTKMLISSRPLENNTKSMAKKRKLFKIKHALERAKKQNINSLTLTTKSFPSYKPCEEFSLLMDFDNMKGLYLTKEPSFENTSCPEQLLYVEESSMCNQYLDTDRKWKHKTTYFIFKLICDDAFNVRQLGTLLSQNTTHSDQMSATAITQKLSLENLLGETEEKIHDFILKKEMKVTKTSSSFQAQNAIDVEKEEDSSHPMDRMSSVQSASLASKSVYVEEDELVNQNIGAHTEEDGSILQESELINSKHFSPKNDSTLYANHQFERDSSEENNECFQGLTAKCLSTETLPIAKDFEMKSKFDLVLEELRMFHEISKENEIPRTVEMDNRKENNFSESNNVMEARMESGKTLEMVETNKRYEPSLPCHVEAGPDKHKRHQGLFNWKIIPTHGGQVVPNEYGCLRPAEELLHSIPEEDYKKTLPKSPAFSPDECKKEKYNYLSKGGGHFSHGISRVLPLKTCSRPIRVGLSRRARLKQLHPYLK; encoded by the coding sequence ATGTCTTTCTCGCGTCCCGCGTGGCCTGCGAGGCCCGCTTGGCCAGTCTCCGTCTCCTCAGAACCGCTTCCGCCTCCTGAGGACCCCGCTGCGGCGTCACCTAGCAGCAAGCGGCCTCGTCTGAAGGAGCCTGAAGGCATCTCTGAGACGGGATGGCCTCTGCTTGTGGTGCCTCGCTTGTCTGAGGTAGAAAAAGTCTGGGAGTGGTCGCCCAGACCTATCACAGCATTCCTCATTCCAAAGAGCCTGTGGAGTTCAGGGAACAGTGGGAGGCCGCGGTGTGACCTGGGATGGCAGGACAGAACATTCCATAGGCAGAGCTATTGGCAGTCTGGAATCTCAGGAAGAGCAGGTTGTTCGAGGGCTCCAGGAAGGTTTTGTGAAGCCGGACTGCAGGACAGGGAGGCCgtgggtgtgtgccatggtggcCAAGCAGAAGTGAGTCACGCTTCACCCAACACCTCTATGCCAGGTGTCCAAGGAGTCAAACAGGAGCCCGAAGAACTTCCTGTCCGGAAGAAAAAAAGtattctgaaagaaaagaattctgTGAGACAGCCAGGAAACCCATATCTAGATGTAAACATTTCTGAGGAAACTAAGTCAACATTACATGACAGTGTTATAatctcagggaaaaaagaaaatgacgtTTCATCATCGAcactaaaaatatcaaaatttcaaAACCAGGCCCAAGAAAACGCCAATCCCAGCTATATTAGAAATAGTGTCACAATAATTTGCCCTGAGTTTCCAAAGGATTTAAATAGCAACATGTCCTTTgtctatttaaagaaaatagcaaagaaaaagaatgacaaaaTTGTGGCATATGTTAGGGATTTCACAACCATTTTTTGTTCTCAAAATAGACCTGATGCTAAGAAACAAAAGTTACAGgatgataaaaaaaatgtatttgtggaAAATGACTTTTCTGACTATGAAAGTAACCACCAGTCACTCACTGTTAAAGAGAAAATAGACTTAATCAATTTAAACTACTACTGCCGCAGCCACAGCAGTATTGAGTGTGATGTAAATGACTCTAAAAAGAATTTCAGTCTAACACTAGAAGATGAAAATTGGGAAGGAACAGAAAGGAGTCTAGACTGTTACATACCTACCAGACAAGAAGAATCGCAAAGCTGGCACTGTAACAGCTCTATTTTGAAAAGCAAGAAGCAAAATTGtttgataatgaaaaaaaataagattatttgtgaaaatacaaataaacttaGAGAAAATTTGATTTTGGTACAGTTACTAGTGACAAACCTTTTAAACAAGGGAGATTATTATAACGTGAGAGCCAAGAAAGTGCATGAACAACAGTCAAAGACTCTGATAATAGGACATCTGGGTACTTCCTCCAATTTAATACAGGTTGTTTGGTTTAGTGGTAAAGGCGAAAATGCCAATATGCTACAGCTGAGATACTATACTGTACAAAAGTACATTTCAGGAAATAAAGAAGATAGCGCTTTAACCCGGCATAAAGcaataaaatgtgaaaagcaaATTGATATTCAAAAGAGTGGCATTTTgagcaaatatttacaaaatattatttcaaaactCTTACATATCATTCTGAAAATTAATACAGTTTCATTGCCCCAAAACTTTGATTCTTTCATAAGAAATGGAGACTACTGGAAATCAGAAGAGAGATGCATTTTCAAATGTATAGTGCAtttgaattatttgaaaaatattataaaggGAAGTCATATTGTATATCTAACGAAAATGTTAATTTCTTCAAGACCattagaaaataatacaaaatctatggcaaagaaaagaaagctttttaaaataaaacacgcTCTTGAAAGGGCTAAGAAACAAAATATCAATTCTCTTACTTTAACAACTAAAAGTTTTCCAAGTTATAAACCATGtgaagaattttctcttttaatggaTTTTGATAACATGAAAGGACTTTATTTGACAAAAGAACCTAGTTTTGAAAATACAAGTTGTCCTGAACAACTTCTATATGTGGAAGAAAGTAGTATGTGCAATCAATATTTAGATACTGACAGAAAATGGAAGCATAAGACCACTTACTTCATTTTTAAGCTCATATGTGACGATGCCTTTAATGTTAGGCAACTGGGCACATTGTTAAgccaaaacacaacacacagtgACCAGATGAGTGCTACTGCAATAACTCAGAAGCTCAGCTTGGAGAATTTGTTAggtgaaacagaagagaaaatacatgattttattttgaagaaagaaatgaaggtcaCAAAAACTTCAAGTAGTTTCCAAGCTCAGAATGCTATTGACgtagagaaggaagaggatagTTCTCATCCAATGGACAGAATGTCTTCAGTGCAGTCAGCTTCGTTAGCGAGTAAGAGTGTATATGTGGAAGAAGATGAACTTGTTAATCAAAATATTGGAGCTCACACAGAAGAGGACGGAAGTATTTTGCAAGAAAGTGAGTTAATTAATTCAAAGCATTTTTCTCCAAAGAATGACTCTACACTATATGCTAATCATCAATTTGAAAGGGATTCAAGTGAAGAGAACAATGAATGTTTTCAGGGCTTAACTGCTAAATGTTTATCAACAGAAACTCTGCCAATAGCAAAAGATTTTGAGATGAAGAGCAAATTTGATTTGGTACTTGAAGAACTGCGGATGTTTCATGAAattagtaaagaaaatgaaattccaCGTACTGTGGAAATGGacaataggaaagaaaacaactttaGCGAAAGTAACAATGTTATGGAGGCAAGAATGGAGTCAGGAAAAACTCTGGAAATGGTCGAAACCAACAAGAGATATGAACCTTCTCTGCCCTGTCACGTGGAAGCAGGCCCCGATAAGCATAAAAGGCACCAAGGTTTATTTAATTGGAAAATAATACCTACTCATGGA